One segment of Neodiprion fabricii isolate iyNeoFabr1 chromosome 1, iyNeoFabr1.1, whole genome shotgun sequence DNA contains the following:
- the LOC124185664 gene encoding putative nuclease HARBI1 yields MDSREFIVAFSTKRMRDNDSESSSSSDDMWDAALSVRGKRQIRPRIIGYNNAVACYTDHEFKSHFRMSRATFKYLHGMMQKDLLRQVKGCPCIPSQTQLMIALWKMATADSYRSICDRFNVGRATAVRAVRRVTRALFKRAPLFIKWPTGDNAAAVMRGFEESSSFPKVIGAIDGTHIRINAPKEDQRDYVNRKGYHSIHLQLVCDHRCLITHCYAGHPGSIHNQRVFRLSEVSKFLNDDQKFPSDSHLVGDATYELQQHLMTPFRDNGFLTRGQENYNYRHSAARIAVEKCIGLLKGRMRSLLHCLPMTRVDLMAEYIVACCVIHNICKVRNDEISVIVLPRNVNENQENYDDRQVANQNAPIQKRIRIMENLP; encoded by the exons ATGGATTCGCGTGAATTTATAGTTGCGTTTTCGACGAAACGAATGAGAGATAATGACTCGGAAAGTTCATCAAGTTCTGATGACATGTGGGATGCTGCTTTGAGTGTGAGAGGAAAGCGACAAATACGTCCACGCATTATAGGTTATAATAATGCGGTCGCTTGTTACACAGATCACGAGTTTAAAAGTCATTTcag AATGTCAAGAGCTACGTTTAAATACCTCCATGGAATGATGCAAAAAGATTTACTAAGACAGGTAAAGGGTTGTCCTTGTATTCCTTCTCAAACACAGCTAATGATAGCTCTTTGGAAGATGGCCACTGCGGATTCATATAG ATCCATTTGTGACCGATTTAATGTTGGTCGGGCAACTGCTGTCAGAGCTGTACGAAGAGTCACTCGTGCATTATTCAAACGAGCTCCTCTGTTTATAAAATGGCCCACTGGAGATAATGCTGCCGCAGTTATGCGAGGATTTGAAGAAAGTAGTAGTTTTCCCAAAGTTATCGGTGCTATTGATGGAACCCACATTCGTATAAACGCTCCAAAAGAAGACCAGAGGGATTATGTAAACAGAAAAGGATATCATTCCATTCATTTGCAG TTGGTTTGCGACCACAGATGTTTGATAACACATTGTTACGCTGGACATCCTGGATCGATCCATAATCAAAGAGTATTCCGCTTATCGGAAGTAtctaaatttttgaatgatgACCAAAAGTTTCCATCCGACAGCCATCTTGTGGGTGATGCCACATACGAACTGCAGCAACATTTGATGACACCTTTTCGGGACAATGGGTTCCTAACTCGGGGACAGGAAAATTACAACTATCGACATTCCGCAGCCAGGATAGCCGTGGAAAAATGTATTGGCCTACTAAAAGGACGTATGAGAAGCTTATTGCATTGCTTGCCAATGACAAGAGTAGATTTGATGGCTGAGTATATTGTGGCTTGTTGTGTTATTCATAACATTTGTAAAGTAAGAAATGACGAGATAAGCGTAATTGTGTTACCTCGAAATGTCAacgaaaatcaagaaaattatGATGATCGTCAAGTAGCGAATCAGAACGCTCCGATTCAAAAAAGAATTAGGATTATGGAAAATCTTCCAtag